A region from the Leptospira dzoumogneensis genome encodes:
- a CDS encoding acyl-CoA thioesterase: MSEAPKESFTFKTELVVRRSDTRSATVVGGLYVSHLTYETFIPLVNEVFDAFLESNSWSKANIAGANIIIPKMDVEYRSEAKAGDVLEFSAGVFNLGKKSCELHILASQKVSKEEVGLAKISLVFFDYVSKKTLEIPSEFRAKFEI, from the coding sequence ATGTCAGAAGCCCCAAAAGAGTCTTTTACCTTCAAGACAGAACTAGTGGTCCGCAGATCGGATACTAGAAGCGCCACTGTAGTAGGCGGACTTTATGTTTCTCACCTAACATACGAAACTTTTATCCCTCTTGTGAACGAAGTATTCGATGCATTCTTAGAATCCAACTCTTGGTCCAAGGCAAATATAGCGGGAGCTAATATCATTATTCCTAAAATGGATGTGGAATATAGATCCGAGGCAAAAGCAGGGGATGTTTTAGAATTTTCCGCCGGAGTTTTTAATCTAGGGAAGAAGTCCTGCGAATTACATATCTTAGCTTCTCAAAAAGTTTCTAAAGAAGAAGTGGGACTTGCAAAAATTTCTCTAGTATTCTTCGACTATGTTTCTAAAAAAACCTTGGAGATCCCGTCCGAATTCAGGGCGAAATTCGAAATATGA
- a CDS encoding four helix bundle protein, whose product MNSKAQTSQAEAEFPAEYYFSTEIPIRKIDLSLDIHVSFASVLDLVMEAHLQFFQYLGYSVTDIHGNSIIFANASIQYQGELLYKDKVIIDVSLDNFGEKSFDLYFRLSKRNRAEKVSVVKIRVLFFDYKLRKVVPIPTEFKNKFDTGKYIKMQSPEIGKEVSSAVGPDGFVFGFRKLEVWNLAHVFLLHLYELCESWKGKVEPSILEHIRSISSLLPVRIAGAWGTRIRAEKVKNILRAKVHLEELRYLLILVADLGKVDPSQELDDLQTINSHLKKYLNKVRTGETRKIR is encoded by the coding sequence ATGAATTCCAAGGCCCAAACTTCTCAGGCGGAAGCCGAGTTTCCTGCGGAATATTATTTTTCGACGGAGATACCGATCCGTAAGATCGATCTGAGTTTGGACATACATGTTTCTTTCGCGAGTGTCCTAGACCTTGTGATGGAGGCTCACCTTCAATTCTTCCAATATCTTGGGTATTCAGTAACTGATATACATGGAAACAGCATCATATTTGCGAATGCTTCCATACAATACCAGGGAGAACTATTATATAAAGATAAAGTGATTATAGACGTTTCCCTGGATAATTTCGGGGAGAAGTCTTTTGATCTATACTTTAGGCTTTCTAAAAGGAATCGAGCGGAGAAGGTCTCCGTCGTAAAGATCAGGGTTTTATTCTTTGATTATAAACTTAGAAAGGTAGTTCCGATCCCAACTGAATTCAAAAATAAGTTCGATACGGGCAAGTATATCAAGATGCAAAGCCCTGAGATCGGAAAAGAGGTCTCGAGTGCGGTCGGACCTGACGGATTCGTATTCGGATTTCGTAAACTAGAAGTGTGGAATCTGGCACATGTGTTCCTTCTTCATTTATACGAACTTTGTGAGAGTTGGAAAGGCAAAGTAGAACCAAGCATTTTAGAACATATCAGATCTATTTCTTCTTTATTGCCTGTTCGGATCGCAGGAGCCTGGGGAACCAGGATACGTGCGGAAAAAGTAAAAAATATACTAAGAGCAAAAGTACATTTAGAAGAGTTAAGATATCTTCTGATCTTAGTAGCCGATCTAGGAAAAGTGGACCCTTCTCAAGAGTTGGATGATTTGCAGACAATCAATTCTCATCTCAAAAAATATCTGAACAAAGTCAGGACCGGAGAAACTAGGAAGATCCGATGA
- a CDS encoding SDR family NAD(P)-dependent oxidoreductase, which produces MKDKVALVTGGNAGIGKAIVLEFVSRGAKVIFCGRREEEGKKTEEEISKLGGNIKFFRCDVSDDSQVKELVQKAESEFGGLDYAVNNAAVGGLATDLHQYPEKVWDKVIAVDLKGTWLCMKHEIELLLKRGGGSIVNVSSIAGLVGADWKVAPYSAAKHGVVGLTKSAALEYAEKKIRVNAVCPGFIRTEMLEGLFHSSSDPKEAEKKITRLHPVNRLSEPSEVAKAAVWLCSEEASFITGVALPVDGGYTAK; this is translated from the coding sequence ATGAAAGATAAGGTCGCATTAGTCACGGGCGGGAACGCAGGGATCGGAAAAGCAATCGTACTGGAATTCGTTTCCAGAGGTGCAAAGGTAATATTCTGCGGACGAAGGGAAGAAGAAGGAAAAAAAACCGAAGAGGAAATTTCCAAACTGGGCGGAAATATAAAGTTCTTTAGATGCGATGTGTCTGACGATTCCCAAGTAAAAGAATTAGTACAAAAAGCAGAGTCGGAATTCGGAGGATTGGATTACGCGGTGAATAACGCTGCAGTAGGCGGACTCGCAACTGATCTACATCAATACCCGGAAAAAGTTTGGGACAAAGTGATCGCGGTAGATCTAAAAGGCACCTGGCTTTGTATGAAACATGAAATAGAACTTCTTTTAAAAAGAGGAGGGGGTTCTATCGTAAATGTATCTTCTATCGCGGGACTCGTCGGAGCAGATTGGAAAGTGGCTCCGTATTCCGCAGCAAAACATGGAGTAGTCGGACTCACAAAATCCGCGGCATTAGAATATGCGGAAAAAAAGATCAGAGTGAACGCAGTTTGTCCCGGATTTATTCGAACGGAAATGTTAGAAGGATTGTTCCATTCTTCGTCTGATCCAAAAGAAGCGGAGAAAAAGATCACCAGATTACATCCGGTCAATCGGCTTTCCGAACCGAGTGAAGTGGCAAAGGCTGCGGTTTGGTTATGTTCCGAAGAGGCTTCCTTTATTACCGGCGTGGCGCTGCCTGTGGACGGCGGCTATACTGCTAAATAA
- a CDS encoding PP2C family protein-serine/threonine phosphatase: MKLRYYAITDKGNFRSHNEDSFLALDSLVCGQTHGESETVRELDTEESSGLFALADGLGGHEAGEIASRVALEKLAWMEKAIRPIEELPSSGWKNLIRKINNEVNAYGESIGKPKMGTTLVGCLLGKRKSWIFNVGDSRLYHLTKEGLSKVTVDHNIGEELGSSYGRNLLTSCIGGGTKSIEVDTFDYSGKLSPGDFILICTDGLTEVLNIDQIEKIMREHEDLRETCRILSEEANLRLTRDNHTIVIIKIDSV; the protein is encoded by the coding sequence ATGAAACTCCGGTATTATGCAATCACGGACAAAGGAAACTTTCGCTCTCATAACGAGGATTCTTTTTTAGCATTAGATAGTTTGGTATGCGGCCAAACTCACGGAGAATCGGAAACAGTTCGTGAATTAGATACCGAAGAATCCTCAGGACTATTTGCTCTCGCAGACGGCCTCGGTGGACATGAAGCGGGAGAGATCGCAAGCAGGGTCGCTTTAGAAAAACTTGCTTGGATGGAAAAAGCGATCCGTCCTATCGAAGAGCTGCCTTCTTCCGGTTGGAAAAATCTGATCCGCAAAATTAATAACGAAGTAAATGCCTACGGTGAATCCATAGGAAAACCTAAGATGGGAACCACTTTAGTTGGCTGCCTTTTGGGAAAAAGAAAGTCCTGGATCTTTAATGTGGGAGACAGCCGTCTTTATCATCTTACCAAAGAAGGACTCAGCAAAGTAACAGTAGATCATAATATTGGAGAAGAGCTGGGTTCCAGTTATGGACGAAATCTTTTGACCAGTTGTATCGGCGGTGGAACAAAAAGTATAGAAGTGGATACTTTCGATTATTCCGGAAAATTATCCCCGGGAGATTTTATACTCATCTGTACGGACGGCCTTACTGAAGTTCTGAACATTGATCAAATCGAAAAGATCATGAGAGAACATGAGGACCTAAGAGAAACCTGCAGGATCCTTTCCGAAGAAGCGAACCTAAGACTGACTAGAGACAATCACACGATTGTGATCATCAAAATAGATTCGGTTTGA
- a CDS encoding SiaB family protein kinase — MQLSKQYNVLKRTGVALLYKGPFSETTISSLNDLLKEKLEEEKKKNRILTVFVEMAQNVAHYSIERDEKSGIGILVLRRKAHNWELNCGNAITPEQAAFLKSKIEEVKKLSPEELKQRYNEQIRSDRPEKSKGAGLGFFEIARKSDMPLVYQLEEADNGDLFFRLTARFLLEGAYSSGL, encoded by the coding sequence ATGCAGTTATCAAAACAATATAATGTTCTTAAAAGGACCGGAGTGGCCCTTCTTTATAAAGGGCCTTTTTCGGAGACCACCATTTCTTCTTTAAACGATCTCCTAAAAGAAAAGTTAGAAGAAGAAAAAAAGAAGAACCGGATCCTCACCGTATTCGTGGAAATGGCCCAGAACGTTGCACATTATTCCATCGAAAGAGATGAAAAGAGCGGGATTGGTATTCTAGTTTTAAGAAGAAAGGCCCATAACTGGGAACTCAATTGCGGAAACGCGATCACCCCGGAGCAGGCTGCATTCTTAAAAAGTAAAATAGAAGAGGTTAAAAAACTTTCTCCAGAAGAACTCAAACAAAGATACAATGAACAAATCCGTTCCGACAGACCTGAAAAAAGTAAGGGGGCCGGTTTAGGATTTTTTGAGATCGCAAGAAAATCGGATATGCCTTTGGTATACCAATTAGAGGAGGCGGACAACGGGGATCTATTCTTCCGATTGACCGCCCGATTTCTGTTAGAAGGCGCCTACTCTTCCGGACTTTAA